A region from the Algoriphagus machipongonensis genome encodes:
- a CDS encoding M1 family metallopeptidase, which yields MLNILNKPVLGLFLFVMTSTAFGQTGRFQQAVDYKMEVEMNVASNQYSGTQVLKYINNSPDTLYKVFYHLYFNAFQPGSMMDERSRSISDPDRRVGSRINELKPNEIGYLHVNELTMNGKKVDFEEVETILEVTLPEPILPNSEVEFKMSFMGQVPIQIRRSGRDSAEGVRYSMSQWYPKMANYDEQGWHSNPYIGREFYGIWGDFDVKITIDKTYTLGGTGYLQNANEIGHGYEDEGVKVPQASGETLTWHFKAPKVHDFMWAADPKYRHEKVEMDNGITVHHLFIPSEETTENWEKLKEYTPAAIKFMSEHFGQYPYKQFSVIQGGDGGMEYPMSTLVTGGRSLRGLVGVMAHELAHSWYQGVIGTNEALYPWMDEGFTSYASALTMSSIYKEAEAPLRGSYAGYYRLVKSGKEEPMSTHSDHYHTNSAYSSAAYSKGAVFMEQMGYIIGAEARDRGLLRYWNTWKFRHPNANDVIRVMEKESGLELDWYKEYFVYTTKTIDYGIKDVNPQGDETDIVLERIGLMPMPLDVVVTYKDGTQEMIYLPLAIMRGEKAPEADAPTRIITEDWPWTNITKTIRINRKKSEIKSVEIDPSKRLADVQQGNNKVEF from the coding sequence ATGCTTAACATCTTGAATAAGCCTGTTTTGGGGCTTTTTCTTTTTGTGATGACCAGCACCGCATTTGGCCAAACAGGCAGATTTCAGCAAGCTGTTGATTACAAAATGGAAGTAGAAATGAATGTAGCTTCCAATCAGTACTCTGGAACCCAAGTACTGAAGTATATTAATAATTCACCCGACACACTTTACAAAGTTTTCTACCATTTGTATTTCAATGCATTTCAGCCAGGAAGTATGATGGATGAAAGATCTAGGTCTATTTCTGATCCAGATCGTCGAGTTGGCTCAAGAATCAATGAGTTGAAGCCAAATGAAATAGGTTACCTCCATGTCAACGAATTGACTATGAATGGCAAAAAAGTTGATTTTGAGGAAGTAGAGACGATTTTGGAAGTAACTCTTCCAGAACCTATTTTACCAAACTCTGAAGTGGAATTCAAAATGTCTTTCATGGGACAAGTTCCAATTCAGATTAGACGATCTGGAAGAGACAGCGCAGAAGGAGTTAGATATTCTATGTCGCAGTGGTATCCAAAGATGGCTAACTATGACGAGCAGGGATGGCATTCTAATCCATACATTGGTCGTGAATTTTATGGTATTTGGGGAGATTTTGATGTGAAAATCACAATTGACAAGACTTATACTTTAGGAGGTACTGGATACCTACAAAATGCCAATGAAATCGGTCATGGATATGAAGATGAGGGAGTTAAAGTTCCACAGGCTTCGGGTGAGACTCTGACTTGGCATTTTAAAGCTCCAAAGGTTCACGATTTTATGTGGGCTGCGGATCCGAAATACAGACATGAAAAAGTGGAAATGGATAATGGAATCACTGTTCACCACTTGTTCATTCCTTCAGAGGAAACCACCGAGAACTGGGAAAAGCTGAAAGAATATACTCCTGCGGCGATCAAATTTATGTCCGAGCATTTTGGTCAATATCCTTACAAGCAATTTTCGGTTATCCAGGGAGGAGACGGAGGAATGGAATACCCAATGTCTACTTTGGTTACTGGAGGAAGAAGCTTGAGAGGTTTGGTAGGAGTGATGGCTCATGAGTTAGCTCATAGCTGGTATCAAGGCGTAATAGGAACAAATGAGGCACTGTACCCTTGGATGGATGAAGGCTTTACTTCTTATGCATCTGCATTGACAATGTCAAGTATTTATAAGGAGGCTGAAGCTCCATTAAGAGGTTCATATGCTGGATATTACCGATTGGTGAAATCCGGAAAAGAGGAGCCAATGAGTACACACTCAGATCATTATCATACTAATTCTGCCTACAGTTCTGCAGCTTATAGCAAAGGAGCCGTATTTATGGAGCAAATGGGCTATATCATTGGAGCTGAAGCAAGAGATAGAGGATTGCTTCGCTACTGGAACACTTGGAAGTTTAGACATCCCAATGCCAATGATGTTATTCGCGTAATGGAAAAGGAAAGTGGTTTAGAGTTAGATTGGTATAAAGAATACTTTGTTTATACTACCAAAACCATTGATTACGGGATTAAAGATGTAAATCCTCAAGGAGATGAAACAGATATTGTTTTAGAGAGAATAGGTTTGATGCCTATGCCTTTGGATGTGGTTGTTACTTATAAGGATGGGACTCAAGAAATGATTTACCTTCCTTTGGCGATTATGAGAGGTGAAAAAGCTCCTGAAGCAGATGCACCTACAAGGATTATCACTGAAGATTGGCCTTGGACTAATATCACAAAGACAATTAGAATCAATAGAAAGAAAAGTGAAATAAAGTCTGTGGAGATAGATCCAAGTAAGCGATTAGCGGATGTCCAGCAGGGTAACAATAAAGTGGAGTTTTGA
- a CDS encoding WD40/YVTN/BNR-like repeat-containing protein, whose translation MRNIYILTMAILLSFSVSAQEVDMDLFESMKARSIGPAAMSGRITSIDAIDDNPSVIYAGAASGGLWKSTSGGITWKPIFDGEKVHSIGSISIYQKNPNIIWVGTGEGNPRNSLSLGGGVYRSMDAGETWELMGLEKTKAIHRIIVHPDDPNTVYVGAIGSPWGEQEERGLYRTTDGGKTWDKILYVDTKTGVGEMIMDPNNPNKIFVNMWQHRRYPYFFESGGPSSGLYVTLDGGDNWKKLDETNGLPKGDLGRMGLAISAANSSKIYALIESSKNGLYASEDGGENFKLINTDGSIGDRPFYYFDIHADPKNENRLYTLYSRVGITEDGGKSFTQLLPYQGVHPDHHAWYINPNNPKILMDGNDGGLNISRDGGKTWFFADNLPVGQFYHVNVDNELPYNIYGGMQDNGSWTGPAYVWRRDGIRNSYWQEVSFGDGFDVVPHPANSRYGYTMSQAGNVSRFDKETGHNKTVRPTHPDKDVFLRFNWNAAIAQDPHDENTVYYGSQFVHKSTDSGETWEVISPDLTTNDSTKQRQQETGGLTYDITGAENHTTILAIAPSPVDPNVIWVGTDDGNVQVTKDGGATWTNVVSKLDGLPKASWIPQIQASTYDADEAWIVANNYRNNDFEAYAFHTSNGGESFTRIADDSKVSGYTLSIKQDPVEPNLVFLGTELGLYVSFDKAKTWNKWEHGYPEAVSTYDMTIQEREADLVIGTFGRAFYVLDDIRPLRIFAAENGESPEAKITAVPSPDAYQAEIQQPLGERFPADGIFAGENRENGGRLSFIINDDKEEKLDTVTVSIFNESGEQIRTLKTVPKKGVNRIVWNLDRKASVENPGRFRGRGGNRSGFYEPSGGDALPGKYKVVFAYGEEKSESSIIVYSDPRINVSMADLKAKDDFLKKMEVLSSEVSESSNRLNEAQKVIDKVLTLTKDVDTEEAKELAKAAKDIKKKLDTTREAYSGPTREGQGIIRNLYPTTMTMVSAPGRYVRSSYAAPGETEERLYQQGVEAAAEAKTIVDEFMNGDWKAFEEKVKSTEIDLFENIK comes from the coding sequence ATGAGAAACATTTACATTTTAACTATGGCCATCTTGCTGAGCTTTTCTGTAAGCGCACAAGAGGTGGACATGGATTTATTTGAGTCAATGAAAGCCAGAAGTATTGGCCCAGCCGCGATGAGTGGAAGGATTACTTCTATTGACGCTATAGATGACAATCCCTCTGTAATCTATGCGGGCGCTGCATCAGGTGGCTTATGGAAAAGCACTTCTGGGGGCATTACCTGGAAACCGATTTTTGACGGTGAGAAAGTACATTCTATCGGATCAATCTCCATTTATCAGAAAAACCCCAATATCATTTGGGTAGGTACCGGTGAAGGAAACCCAAGAAATTCCCTAAGCCTAGGGGGCGGAGTTTACCGTTCCATGGATGCTGGTGAAACCTGGGAATTGATGGGATTGGAAAAAACAAAAGCCATTCACAGGATTATTGTTCACCCTGATGATCCTAATACTGTTTATGTAGGAGCTATTGGTTCTCCTTGGGGAGAGCAAGAAGAAAGAGGTCTTTATAGAACCACAGATGGTGGTAAAACATGGGATAAAATCCTTTATGTAGACACCAAAACAGGTGTTGGTGAAATGATTATGGATCCAAATAATCCTAATAAGATTTTTGTCAATATGTGGCAACACAGAAGGTATCCATATTTCTTTGAATCAGGCGGGCCTTCTTCTGGTCTCTATGTCACGCTAGATGGAGGAGATAATTGGAAAAAACTTGATGAAACTAATGGATTACCCAAAGGTGATTTAGGTAGAATGGGTTTAGCAATTTCGGCTGCAAATAGCAGCAAGATTTACGCTCTTATAGAATCTTCTAAAAATGGGCTTTATGCTTCTGAAGATGGTGGCGAGAATTTTAAATTGATCAATACAGACGGATCTATTGGAGACAGGCCTTTCTATTATTTTGATATTCATGCTGACCCAAAAAATGAAAACAGGTTATACACGCTTTATTCCAGAGTAGGAATTACAGAAGATGGGGGGAAATCATTTACTCAGTTACTTCCTTACCAAGGAGTACATCCTGACCATCACGCTTGGTACATCAACCCAAACAATCCAAAAATACTTATGGATGGGAATGATGGAGGACTTAACATTTCTCGCGATGGAGGTAAAACTTGGTTTTTTGCAGACAACCTTCCAGTAGGCCAATTTTACCATGTCAACGTGGACAATGAATTACCTTATAACATTTATGGGGGAATGCAGGATAACGGTTCTTGGACAGGTCCAGCTTACGTTTGGAGAAGAGATGGAATAAGAAACAGTTATTGGCAAGAAGTTTCCTTTGGAGACGGCTTTGATGTGGTTCCCCACCCTGCCAACTCAAGATATGGCTACACCATGTCCCAAGCAGGAAACGTTTCAAGATTTGATAAAGAAACGGGGCACAATAAGACAGTTAGACCTACTCATCCTGATAAAGATGTATTCTTACGTTTCAACTGGAATGCAGCCATAGCACAGGACCCACATGATGAAAACACGGTTTACTACGGTTCGCAGTTTGTTCATAAATCAACTGATAGTGGAGAAACTTGGGAAGTTATCTCTCCTGATCTTACTACCAATGACAGCACCAAACAAAGACAACAAGAAACCGGTGGATTGACCTATGATATTACCGGAGCAGAAAATCATACAACTATTCTTGCAATTGCCCCTAGCCCTGTTGATCCTAATGTTATTTGGGTAGGAACAGATGATGGAAATGTGCAGGTTACAAAAGATGGTGGTGCGACCTGGACCAATGTAGTCAGCAAATTAGATGGACTTCCAAAAGCATCCTGGATTCCTCAAATTCAAGCATCCACTTACGATGCAGATGAAGCTTGGATTGTAGCTAATAACTATAGAAACAATGATTTCGAAGCTTATGCATTCCATACTTCTAATGGTGGTGAAAGCTTCACCAGAATTGCTGATGACAGCAAGGTATCTGGGTATACGCTATCGATAAAGCAGGATCCAGTGGAACCCAATCTTGTTTTCTTGGGAACAGAATTAGGATTATATGTAAGTTTCGATAAAGCTAAAACATGGAATAAGTGGGAGCATGGATACCCTGAGGCAGTTTCTACTTATGATATGACCATTCAGGAAAGGGAAGCCGATTTGGTAATAGGTACTTTTGGTAGAGCTTTCTACGTTTTGGATGATATTAGACCATTAAGAATATTTGCCGCAGAAAACGGGGAATCACCTGAAGCCAAAATTACTGCTGTTCCTTCTCCAGATGCATATCAGGCAGAAATTCAACAGCCTTTAGGAGAAAGATTCCCCGCAGATGGAATCTTCGCAGGTGAGAACAGAGAAAATGGGGGTAGACTCAGCTTCATTATCAATGACGATAAAGAAGAAAAATTAGATACAGTGACCGTCTCTATTTTCAATGAATCAGGTGAGCAAATAAGAACATTAAAAACAGTTCCTAAAAAAGGTGTTAATCGCATTGTTTGGAATCTAGACAGAAAGGCCTCAGTAGAAAATCCTGGTAGATTTAGAGGCCGAGGCGGTAACAGATCTGGTTTTTATGAGCCTTCGGGTGGAGACGCTCTACCTGGTAAATACAAAGTTGTTTTCGCTTACGGTGAAGAAAAATCAGAATCAAGTATAATTGTTTATTCTGACCCTAGAATCAATGTAAGCATGGCAGATTTGAAAGCAAAAGATGATTTCCTTAAAAAAATGGAAGTCCTTTCTAGTGAAGTCTCAGAATCGTCTAACAGATTAAATGAAGCCCAAAAGGTGATTGACAAAGTATTGACTTTGACAAAAGACGTAGATACTGAGGAAGCCAAGGAGCTTGCTAAAGCAGCCAAAGACATCAAGAAAAAATTGGATACTACAAGAGAAGCATATAGTGGCCCAACCCGAGAGGGACAGGGAATCATTAGAAACCTCTACCCAACTACGATGACGATGGTATCAGCTCCAGGACGCTATGTAAGGTCTTCTTACGCTGCTCCAGGAGAAACAGAGGAAAGACTGTACCAACAAGGTGTGGAAGCTGCGGCTGAAGCTAAAACCATTGTAGACGAGTTTATGAATGGCGACTGGAAAGCATTCGAGGAAAAAGTAAAAAGCACCGAAATTGACTTGTTCGAAAACATAAAATGA